CAAAGGAGACCCCTTTTACATTGGTTTCGAGTATGTTTTTCAGAAAGAAATGAATGATAAAATTATTTTCTCCGAAAAAGAAGCTTACTAATTCATTAGAAGTATGAGGATTGTTTGGGGTGCATCCTATGGCTTCATAAAACTTTTGGGTACGTTCCAGGTTGGCAACTGCCAGATTGGCCCAGATCATTTTAGGTTTCATATAATTCTATTTTTTGGTTAGAATAAAATTAACTCCTTTTAAAAAGATAAAGGT
This is a stretch of genomic DNA from Chryseobacterium tructae. It encodes these proteins:
- a CDS encoding VOC family protein → MKPKMIWANLAVANLERTQKFYEAIGCTPNNPHTSNELVSFFFGENNFIIHFFLKNILETNVKGVSFGDSQTSNEIIFTVSAETNEQVDQWADEVKKAGGTIVSEPESFGNNYYGFVFADPDGHKFNVFKM